TTCTTCTTTAGATGCGCTTGTATCTTCGAAGTCTCCCAGATCCAATCCACCGTCTAAAGGATTTGCGGATTCTGAAATTCCCAGATCTTCGAAATCGGAAACAGGAAGAGAGATAGAATCTTCTTCTTCATCATCTGAAGAGAATTCGTCAGAAGCATCCTCGCCTTCTTCTGCGCCAGGATCAAAATTAAAATCAGTCAGATCTAATTCGGAATCATCATCCGATTTTCCGAAATCAAGTTCGGTAGCTTCTTCAAAAGGAGAATCAGGAGCACCAATATCGTCTAAGCTGATGGAGTCCGCGTCGTCTTCCGGATTAGAAGAGAGCAAGTTTCCAAGCTCATCGTCGGAGAGTGCGATCGGCTCGTCATCTTCTTCGAGAGAAGATAAGGAAGAAGGTTGCGTTTCGTGAACGCTTCCAAGATCCAGATCTCCGAAATCTCCCATCTCATGGAAGGAGTCTTTGGAATCGGAAGGTTCGTCTCCCAAGAGATGATCCAATTCGTCCGTAGAAAGTGCGATGTCTTTCTCTTCTTCTCCTTCAAAGTCCAGATCTCCGGCAACTTCGGAAGAAGGTGTGGAGAAATCGGTTTCTCCAAGATCGGCAAAGCCTTCGTCAGCAATAGAAGGAGTAAAATCCTCCGCCATGATATCGTCTAACTCATGTTCGGAGAGAGAGATCGGTCCCTCGTCATCGGAGATCATATCATCTTCGTGAGTGCGAACGGAAGGCTCTTCTGTTGTGCCAGTATCTTCTTCGTCCATGCTGAAGTCGGCGAGATCGGCAGCTATATCAATATTATGTAATTCGTCGTCGGAAAGAGAGATCGGGGCCTCATCCATTTCCATATCGGAGAGTCCGACTACTTCGTCGTGGTCTCCTTCTCCTCCCCATTCGAAAGGCTTATCTTCGGAATGGAATGCAGAAGAAGGAATATCTCCAGGCTGAGAGAAATCTCCCAGATCCAGAGCGCCTAAATCTCCGAAAGCTTCTTCATGATCATTCGTGTCGGACGCTGCAGGAGCTTCTTCTTTCCAAGAAGGAGAGCCGGAACCGGAAGAAGGTGGGATCGGAGATGTAATATCATCATCTATATCGAGTAGTCGATCTATCTCTGCATCGATCAAAGGATCTGTCAGATCGAAATCAAAATCTTCGTCCAGGTGAACGGATTCGTCTAGTTGGCTGAGGTCAGTACCGAACTCTGTATCATCAGGTTCGAAATTAGGAATATCCTCGGGATAACTGTCTCCGGAAGAAGTGAGCAATTCCTCGAAACCGGCAGTATCCACCGAATCCTCGGGGAGTGATTCGAAATTAAAATCAGAGTCTCCGCCCTCGGGGGATAATAGAGAATCTATTTCGTCCAAGCTCATTTCGCTCGGATCAAAATCATCTCCGCTTCCAGCAGGAAACCCTTCTCCTTCCTCTATCGTAAAATCGTCCGCCATGCTTCCTACAATGTACTAAAAATCCGCTCTTCCCCTATACCGAAGGATCTCCGATATAAGTGGGAAATACAATCCGAAAAATTCCGGGAAGAGAAACCTCTTCTGTGGGAATTCTCCGGTAGGAACTCTCTCTATGGCAAAGCCAAAAGAAGAGTTCCTCTTAGTAATTTTCGGAATTTAGTCCCCCGAAATATTAGCGGGAAGCCGCTAAAATTCGGGTTTTTGCTTTTTGAACGAGAGTATTTTTCTCTGTGGAAGGAGGAAGAGCTTCGGCCTCTTCTAGGGCTTTTTGGGCATCAGCCAGATCGATATCTTCTTTCAGGCTGCCATGGTCGGTTAGGATCGTAACCTTATTGTCTCGGACCTCGAAAAATCCGCCTTCAATAGCCGCGATCTTGGTCTTATTCCCTTGTCGGACTTCCAACACACCTATCCCCAGAAGAGATACCAAGGAAGTATGCCCCGGATACACTCCGAAGAAACCGTCACTCCCAGGCACGACGAGGCTATCAGCATCGCCGTGGAAGAGAAGTTTCTCAGGAGAGATTACGGAAACGTCCAGTTTAGGAGAAGCCATCGATTATGCCCTCAGGTTTTTGGACTTCTCGATCACGTCTTCTATGGTTCCTACCATGTAGAAGGCTTGCTCAGGAAGATGGTCGCAATTTCCGGAAATCACTTCTTTGAAAGAGCGAACTGTATCCGCAAGTTTCACGTATTTACCAGGAGTTCCGGTGAATACTTCTGCAACGTGGAAAGGCTGAGAAAGGAATTTCTCGATCTTTCTTGCACGTGCCACGAGAACCTTATCGTCCTCGGAAAGTTCGTCCATTCCCAAGATTGCAATGATATCTTGCAGGTCTTTATAACGCTGAAGGATTCTTTGCACTTCTCGAGCAACAGTGTAATGCTCTTGTCCCAGAACCTCTGCGTTCATCACGCGAGAAGTAGAATCAAGCGGGTCAACCGCAGGATAAATCCCTTTATCGGAGATCGCACGAGAAAGAACCGTAGTTG
This genomic window from Leptospira semungkisensis contains:
- the atpC gene encoding ATP synthase F1 subunit epsilon; protein product: MASPKLDVSVISPEKLLFHGDADSLVVPGSDGFFGVYPGHTSLVSLLGIGVLEVRQGNKTKIAAIEGGFFEVRDNKVTILTDHGSLKEDIDLADAQKALEEAEALPPSTEKNTLVQKAKTRILAASR